The genomic region TTCCTGCCATCCATGCCAGCCTGTTCATCAACGTTCTTACGCCAGTCACCAACTTCCTCCTGCATGACACAAAGTTTATGATGTGACGTAGGACAAATGTTGCCAACTCCTACAGTGCTGTGATTCTCTGCTCTGTAAGATTCCACACAAATACCCACCTCCTCTTTGACCTCCTTCTTCACTTCTTTCAAGTTGGCTCTGAAATCCATGGAAGCCTTGTGCTTGGTGCCCAGCAGAGCTGCAAGCATAGCATCAGCAGACATACGCACTTTCTTCAGAGCTGGCTTCTTAATGCCCTGAACCTCAATAACTTTCATCTTCAAGTCCTCAATCTGGGAAGGGAGAAAGTCAGGAGAAATATTACATTTCCAGAGGTATATGTTTTCAGGATGAGGACAATATGGAATGCAATGTACTGTACCTCTTTTTCTGTCTTCTTCACTTTTGCTTCTGCGTCATATCTTTCCTCATCAACCTTGTCGATGGTCTGGGACAACTTTTTGAGCATTTCCTGTtggcacacaaacacattacAGATGATTTGTAAAAGGCTCCAGAGCACCAGTGTGGCACCAGCATCTAAAGTCTGTGGAATTAACAACTTTCTGCAGGCAACAGCTATCTAGAGAGAGAGGCTTTgccttacactgagtgtacaaaatattaggaaccttcctaatattgagttgcaccacctTTTTTTGcattcagaacagcctcaattcgttggggcacgGACTCCATAAGGTGTAGAAAGCGTTCCAGATGGATGATGgtacatgttgactccaatgcttcccacagttgtgtcaagtgggcgccggaggggatggctgccatattacgggctcctaaccaactgtgctattttgttagttttttctcATTGTTTGTTACTCATTTTGTAAATAAtttt from Oncorhynchus masou masou isolate Uvic2021 chromosome 22, UVic_Omas_1.1, whole genome shotgun sequence harbors:
- the LOC135509561 gene encoding troponin I, fast skeletal muscle-like, encoding MSEKRMTSSRKHHLKSLMLQIAANLIEEEKKEIKEEKANFMAQIPALDLSGDQAALMEMLKKLSQTIDKVDEERYDAEAKVKKTEKEIEDLKMKVIEVQGIKKPALKKVRMSADAMLAALLGTKHKASMDFRANLKEVKKEVKEEEEVGDWRKNVDEQAGMDGRKKKFEST